Proteins co-encoded in one Longimicrobium sp. genomic window:
- a CDS encoding ribbon-helix-helix domain-containing protein, which translates to MAKTKIAVTLDASLLSQVDALVREHRYSNRSQAIEAAVAEQLARFRRTRLAEACLRLDVAEERALAEEGLAADVAAWPEY; encoded by the coding sequence ATGGCAAAAACTAAGATCGCGGTCACGCTCGATGCGTCGCTGCTCAGCCAGGTCGACGCGCTCGTCCGCGAGCACCGCTATTCGAATCGAAGCCAGGCCATCGAGGCTGCGGTCGCGGAGCAACTCGCCCGCTTCCGCCGGACGCGACTGGCTGAAGCGTGTTTGCGCTTGGATGTCGCAGAGGAGCGCGCACTGGCGGAGGAAGGCTTGGCTGCGGATGTCGCGGCTTGGCCGGAGTACTAA
- a CDS encoding chemotaxis protein CheW codes for MSGDAFRPFRERVAEDEAQVIAFQLGGELHACDIHLVEEVVTKRRIHRLPDMPPHLLGMLRLRGELVPVLDVAPLLDLALAAEQPAILVVGVGDARLGVAVDGAQDVVALTPADYRPPPHTGGERDQFVVGVARVGGKLVSLIDLAEMLREVATTAG; via the coding sequence GTGAGCGGCGACGCGTTCCGCCCCTTCCGCGAGCGGGTGGCGGAGGACGAGGCGCAGGTGATCGCCTTCCAGCTGGGCGGCGAGCTGCACGCGTGCGACATCCACCTGGTGGAGGAGGTGGTGACGAAGCGCCGCATCCACCGTCTTCCCGACATGCCGCCGCACCTGCTGGGGATGCTGCGCCTGCGCGGCGAGCTGGTGCCCGTGCTCGACGTGGCGCCGCTGCTGGACCTGGCGCTCGCCGCGGAGCAGCCGGCGATCCTCGTGGTCGGCGTGGGAGACGCGCGGCTGGGCGTGGCGGTGGACGGGGCGCAGGACGTGGTGGCCCTCACCCCCGCCGACTACCGCCCCCCGCCCCACACCGGCGGCGAGCGCGACCAGTTCGTCGTCGGCGTCGCGCGCGTGGGCGGGAAGCTGGTCAGCCTGATCGACCTGGCGGAGATGCTGCGCGAGGTGGCGACGACGGCGGGGTGA
- a CDS encoding type II toxin-antitoxin system PemK/MazF family toxin, whose protein sequence is MRIRRGEIRWADLDPVRGREQAGRRPVLILSHDVFNERSGTVIAAAITSQPQRAGFPLTLELRATALPKRSWVKISQVRVLTTERIGDLLAEASHEELTQVVEGLNEIIGD, encoded by the coding sequence GTGCGCATCCGCCGAGGTGAAATCAGGTGGGCAGACCTGGATCCGGTACGCGGACGCGAGCAGGCCGGACGGCGCCCTGTGTTAATCCTGAGCCACGATGTATTCAACGAGCGCTCGGGCACCGTCATCGCCGCTGCAATCACGAGTCAGCCTCAACGTGCTGGCTTTCCCCTGACGCTTGAATTACGAGCCACCGCGCTTCCGAAGCGCTCCTGGGTGAAGATCAGCCAAGTGCGAGTTCTTACAACCGAACGGATCGGTGATCTGCTTGCCGAAGCATCGCATGAAGAGCTGACACAGGTGGTCGAGGGGTTGAACGAGATCATCGGCGACTGA
- a CDS encoding tetratricopeptide repeat protein has translation MTAEELIAAYEQRRAAIVARLDAGGADDAVKNEIVGLFKETEAAVEQLAAFKETLRELVQRYKSLAGEKPSPAPRGRTAVADHIGSSTYIERGWSAIAGGDPKRAIKELERALELAPNDPQAETLLGWAQMLRGQYDDALFTYYKVLAKTPDNPLARVNLGYICLKKGIFGEAIEHLSKAIRQEQDRKASLYAHFYMGLVYLEREMFDDARAFFRRTLELGPNMLEAWWEMGRAFYLEGNHRAAAEAWRQGVETNRFSLWGERCGIALKQVDAGEPVTFTSDASETANA, from the coding sequence ATGACGGCGGAGGAGCTGATCGCCGCGTACGAGCAGCGCCGCGCCGCCATCGTCGCCCGGCTGGACGCGGGCGGCGCCGACGACGCGGTGAAGAACGAGATCGTGGGGCTGTTCAAGGAGACCGAGGCCGCCGTCGAGCAGCTGGCGGCCTTCAAGGAGACCCTCCGCGAGCTGGTGCAGCGCTACAAGTCGCTCGCGGGGGAGAAGCCGTCGCCGGCGCCGCGCGGGCGCACCGCCGTGGCCGACCACATCGGCAGCTCCACCTACATCGAGCGCGGGTGGAGCGCCATCGCCGGCGGCGACCCGAAGCGCGCGATCAAGGAGCTGGAGCGCGCGCTGGAGCTGGCGCCCAACGATCCCCAGGCCGAGACGCTGCTGGGGTGGGCGCAGATGCTTCGCGGGCAGTACGACGACGCGCTGTTCACCTACTACAAGGTGCTGGCGAAGACGCCCGACAACCCGCTGGCGCGCGTCAATCTGGGCTACATCTGCCTGAAGAAGGGGATCTTCGGCGAGGCCATCGAGCACCTGTCCAAGGCCATCCGCCAGGAGCAGGACCGCAAGGCGAGTCTCTACGCCCACTTCTACATGGGGCTGGTGTACCTGGAGCGGGAGATGTTCGACGACGCGCGCGCCTTCTTCCGCCGCACGCTGGAGCTGGGCCCCAACATGCTCGAGGCGTGGTGGGAGATGGGGCGCGCGTTCTACCTGGAGGGGAACCACCGCGCCGCGGCCGAGGCGTGGCGGCAGGGGGTGGAGACGAACCGCTTCAGCCTGTGGGGCGAGCGCTGCGGCATCGCGCTGAAGCAGGTGGACGCCGGCGAGCCGGTGACCTTCACCAGCGACGCGAGCGAGACGGCCAACGCGTGA
- a CDS encoding chemotaxis protein CheW yields MRNVRAAAVPQVQLVTFRIGGEEFGLDVFQVHEILRYEEPTAMPKAPAFVEGVMDVRGTLVPIVDLRKRFEVHDLRYDDDTRIVVVDFQGERLGLVVDEVTEVLRAPETAVQPPPQFVKGLAAEFIRGIVRLESRLVVLLDLERILSSQERMQLLFSGLAGGEEQTAGEASAPGTKRKGAKG; encoded by the coding sequence ATGAGAAACGTTCGCGCGGCGGCCGTGCCGCAGGTGCAGCTCGTGACCTTCCGCATCGGCGGCGAGGAGTTCGGGCTCGACGTGTTCCAGGTGCACGAGATCCTGCGCTACGAGGAGCCCACCGCCATGCCCAAGGCGCCCGCCTTCGTCGAGGGCGTGATGGACGTGCGCGGCACGCTCGTGCCCATCGTGGACCTGCGGAAGCGCTTCGAGGTGCACGACCTGCGCTACGACGACGACACGCGCATCGTGGTGGTCGACTTCCAGGGCGAGCGCCTGGGGCTGGTGGTGGACGAGGTGACCGAGGTGCTGCGCGCCCCCGAGACCGCCGTGCAGCCGCCGCCGCAGTTCGTGAAGGGCCTCGCCGCCGAGTTCATCCGCGGGATCGTGCGGCTGGAATCGCGCCTCGTGGTGCTGCTCGACCTGGAGCGCATCCTGAGCAGCCAGGAGCGGATGCAACTGCTCTTCTCCGGCCTGGCCGGCGGCGAGGAGCAGACCGCGGGCGAGGCGTCGGCGCCGGGCACGAAGCGGAAGGGCGCGAAGGGATGA